One region of Xylanimonas ulmi genomic DNA includes:
- a CDS encoding ABC transporter permease, whose protein sequence is MSTLDAREAIVLDVTVEPPVGETERTGRATRVRRRIASILRTPSLLVAYAWLALVLAAAIAPALFTSGNPLTQDGDAMLLAPSGHHLFGTDDLGRDQFTRTVYGTQLSIKAAVVAVLIGLAGGSFIGLVAGAIRGWLDNVLMRAIDIMLAVPSLIVSLAIISALGHGTMNIAIAIGINSTASFARLMRSEVLKIGSAKYVEASVFAGHGYAYRLLRHVIPNASRSVLAYATMEIGSAILTVASLSFLGLGAPPPTPEWGLLVAQGRTFIATEWWISLLPGLVIVMSVLAIYRVGRSLNRGRTSVVA, encoded by the coding sequence ATGAGCACCCTCGACGCCAGGGAGGCGATCGTCCTCGACGTCACGGTCGAGCCGCCGGTCGGCGAGACGGAGCGCACCGGGCGAGCCACCCGCGTACGCCGGCGGATCGCCAGCATTCTGCGCACCCCGAGCCTGCTTGTCGCGTACGCGTGGCTGGCGCTGGTGCTCGCCGCCGCGATCGCACCGGCACTGTTCACCAGCGGAAACCCGCTCACGCAGGACGGCGACGCCATGCTGCTCGCACCCAGCGGGCACCACCTCTTCGGCACCGACGACCTCGGGCGCGACCAGTTCACCCGGACCGTCTACGGCACGCAACTGTCGATCAAGGCGGCAGTCGTCGCGGTGCTGATCGGCCTCGCTGGCGGCTCGTTCATCGGTCTCGTCGCGGGCGCGATCCGCGGCTGGCTCGACAACGTCCTCATGCGCGCGATCGACATCATGCTCGCGGTCCCGAGCCTCATCGTGTCGCTCGCGATCATCTCCGCCCTCGGGCACGGCACGATGAACATTGCCATCGCCATCGGGATCAACAGCACGGCCAGCTTCGCGCGCCTCATGCGCTCGGAGGTGCTGAAGATCGGCAGTGCCAAGTACGTCGAGGCGTCGGTGTTCGCCGGGCACGGCTACGCCTACCGGCTGCTGCGCCATGTCATCCCCAACGCGTCCCGGTCCGTGCTCGCCTACGCGACCATGGAGATCGGCAGCGCCATCCTCACCGTCGCGTCGCTCAGCTTCCTGGGCCTCGGCGCTCCGCCGCCCACGCCGGAATGGGGCCTCCTCGTGGCGCAGGGCCGCACCTTCATCGCCACCGAGTGGTGGATCAGCCTCCTGCCCGGCCTCGTCATCGTCATGTCCGTGCTGGCCATCTATCGCGTCGGACGGTCGCTCAACCGAGGGAGGACGAGTGTCGTCGCCTGA
- a CDS encoding ABC transporter permease encodes MAPMVRYVFERLGYAAIVVWGAFTGAFFLLYIVPGDAAGGLTMGASGGDVEKLLAEQRQLLGLDRPVLVQYWDALSGAVNGDFGDSIYQRRPAVDVFFEAFPATLQLAFLGLALAVVLGVTLSVVIELTSWRWLRETLVSLPPVAVSLPPFVVALLLVQVVAFKLGWIDAFGDKTLLGLLVASLSIAVAGGGTVAQLLTANLRGALSSPYIESARNWGLSRFDVVVRHALRNAALPVITALGTLIGVMVGGTVLTETVFSRVGVGRLIVDSVNGRDMPVVLIAVTVSALIFVTVNFVVDLIYPVVDKRIRMEAR; translated from the coding sequence ATGGCACCCATGGTGAGGTACGTCTTCGAGCGGTTGGGCTACGCCGCGATCGTGGTCTGGGGAGCGTTCACCGGAGCGTTCTTCCTGCTGTACATCGTCCCCGGTGACGCAGCGGGCGGCCTCACCATGGGCGCCTCCGGCGGTGACGTCGAGAAGCTGCTCGCCGAACAGCGGCAGCTGCTCGGCCTGGACCGCCCCGTTCTGGTGCAGTACTGGGACGCGCTGTCCGGCGCGGTGAACGGCGACTTCGGTGACAGCATCTACCAGCGCCGGCCCGCCGTCGACGTGTTCTTCGAAGCCTTTCCGGCCACGCTGCAGCTGGCGTTCCTCGGTCTCGCGTTGGCCGTCGTGCTGGGGGTCACTCTCTCGGTGGTGATCGAGCTCACGAGCTGGCGCTGGCTGCGCGAGACGCTCGTGTCCCTCCCGCCCGTCGCCGTGTCCCTACCGCCGTTCGTCGTCGCGCTGCTGCTGGTGCAGGTCGTGGCGTTCAAGCTCGGCTGGATCGACGCGTTCGGGGACAAGACTCTCCTCGGGCTGCTGGTCGCGTCGCTGTCCATCGCTGTGGCGGGCGGCGGCACCGTCGCGCAACTCCTGACGGCGAACCTGCGCGGCGCGCTCTCGTCGCCGTACATCGAGTCGGCGCGCAACTGGGGGCTGAGCCGGTTCGACGTCGTCGTCCGGCACGCGCTGCGCAACGCGGCGCTGCCCGTGATCACAGCGCTGGGCACCCTGATCGGCGTGATGGTGGGCGGCACGGTCCTCACCGAGACCGTCTTCTCCCGCGTGGGCGTCGGGAGGCTCATCGTCGACTCCGTCAACGGCCGTGACATGCCCGTCGTCCTCATCGCCGTGACGGTCTCCGCGCTGATCTTCGTGACGGTCAACTTTGTCGTCGACCTGATCTACCCGGTCGTCGACAAGCGCATCCGGATGGAGGCCCGATGA
- a CDS encoding ABC transporter substrate-binding protein, producing MFSLRQRGRWRLLAAAALVAVLASSCSTGAGAASAPTAEADKAGGTLNIGLSFEPNGVDAAVVNQVWRTVARALTDSLVFFNPETKKVEPWLATKWTVEDSRIYTFTLRDDVTFHDGTKLTSEVVKENFESLARPGIHSSAKTIVEGIKEIRTPSENVVVVEFEEPNAAFLVNLSRAHAGIVSAKTAEAPVEERQKAIDGSGPFYLAEYTPNQRIVLKKREDYDWAPAYFKRSGPAYLDEVVYKIIPEDSVRNGAVIGGEELQFIYWVNAKYVPQLKAAGLTISETVNPATGTEWPVNTSSKFLKDVRVRQALQHGIDREEFTKLASGGYDKVATGPLSKANPFYSDQSQYLTYDPDLSKKLLDEAGWSTIGPDGIRVNAAGERLSLRFPRDGAAEQVVQEQWKKLGIELVLDPPLPAEANEKLLSGEYDLAYWYHSTPDADVLRANYGVATGSNRSFIGRNDARGQELDKLLQQQNTVSDPAQRQAVVDKASQILVEDAYELPIVNDTDIWAYQPSVHDIKAVGLDQYLYSAWLSDK from the coding sequence GTGTTCTCACTGCGTCAAAGAGGAAGGTGGCGGCTGCTGGCCGCCGCAGCACTGGTGGCCGTACTCGCGTCGTCCTGCTCGACCGGCGCCGGCGCCGCCTCGGCCCCGACGGCTGAGGCCGACAAGGCGGGCGGGACCCTGAACATCGGGCTGAGCTTCGAGCCCAACGGTGTCGACGCCGCCGTCGTGAACCAGGTGTGGCGCACCGTCGCTCGGGCGCTGACGGACTCGCTGGTGTTCTTCAACCCGGAGACCAAGAAGGTCGAGCCCTGGCTCGCCACCAAGTGGACCGTCGAGGACTCGCGCATCTACACGTTCACGTTGCGCGACGACGTCACCTTCCACGACGGCACCAAGCTCACGTCGGAGGTGGTGAAGGAGAACTTCGAGAGCCTCGCCCGCCCGGGGATCCACTCCAGCGCCAAGACGATCGTCGAGGGCATCAAGGAGATCCGGACGCCGTCGGAGAACGTGGTCGTCGTCGAGTTCGAGGAGCCGAACGCCGCCTTCCTCGTCAACCTCTCCCGCGCCCATGCGGGGATCGTCTCCGCCAAGACGGCCGAGGCGCCCGTCGAGGAGCGGCAGAAGGCCATCGACGGCTCGGGCCCGTTCTACCTCGCGGAGTACACGCCGAACCAGCGCATCGTCCTCAAGAAGCGCGAGGACTACGACTGGGCGCCGGCGTACTTCAAGCGGTCCGGCCCCGCTTACCTCGACGAGGTGGTCTACAAGATCATCCCCGAGGACAGCGTGCGCAACGGTGCCGTCATCGGCGGTGAGGAGCTGCAGTTCATCTACTGGGTCAACGCGAAGTACGTCCCCCAACTCAAGGCGGCGGGCCTGACAATCTCCGAGACGGTCAACCCGGCGACAGGGACCGAGTGGCCCGTCAACACGTCCTCGAAGTTCCTCAAGGACGTCCGCGTCCGGCAGGCGCTGCAGCACGGAATCGACCGGGAGGAGTTCACCAAGCTCGCCTCGGGCGGCTATGACAAGGTCGCCACCGGCCCGCTCAGCAAGGCGAACCCGTTCTACTCTGACCAGAGCCAGTACCTCACCTACGACCCGGACCTGTCGAAGAAGCTGCTCGACGAGGCCGGTTGGTCGACAATCGGTCCCGACGGCATCCGCGTGAACGCCGCCGGGGAGCGGCTCTCGCTCAGATTTCCTCGCGACGGCGCCGCCGAGCAGGTGGTGCAGGAGCAGTGGAAGAAGTTGGGCATCGAGCTCGTACTCGACCCGCCGCTGCCTGCCGAGGCGAACGAGAAGCTGCTCTCGGGCGAGTACGACCTCGCGTACTGGTACCACTCGACCCCCGACGCCGACGTGTTGCGCGCCAACTACGGCGTCGCCACCGGCTCGAACCGCTCGTTCATCGGGAGGAACGATGCGCGCGGGCAGGAGCTGGACAAGCTGCTGCAGCAGCAGAACACCGTCAGCGACCCCGCTCAGCGGCAGGCGGTCGTCGACAAGGCGTCGCAGATCCTCGTCGAGGACGCGTACGAGCTGCCGATCGTCAACGACACCGACATCTGGGCCTACCAGCCGTCCGTCCACGACATCAAGGCCGTCGGGCTCGACCAGTACCTCTACAGCGCCTGGCTCTCGGACAAGTAG